One genomic region from Helicobacteraceae bacterium encodes:
- a CDS encoding PhoH family protein, translating to MRKRFLIDTSVILDNPDNLYSLAAGGENSLYITNVVLEELDRKKVERANIGFFARAFFRIFIGSVAKAGAKLKGEIKEGDHFYEFACERGGDKGGLKLVVIHRERYDEQNDRNDLKILEIAKSYALQLITNDISLKIIALTRGVKTESFYEDTVSDYKSLEFFHKQGANNPNASKTEWAQYEETDENGRPRFYIDVSGRKEELFFDKLYESPALVVAPHNLEQKFMLGILTHPQNKVTAVSGSTGSGKTLMALQAGLMLCEQEIVDGIVYLRNTVEAVSSAERLGYRAGDEERKLSYFMYPLFSAINLIIEELRKKSIKNAIEYGGDVNTMESKAATKRFMEKNNIEMVDLAHARGVTISRKFVIFDEAQNASIADIKLLGTRLGKGSRIVFMGDLEQVDNPYLTQDRNGLVTLLKKAHISDFVAGVLLRNTIRSDISRWFGQNL from the coding sequence TTGAGAAAACGTTTTTTGATCGACACTTCGGTTATACTCGACAACCCCGACAATCTCTACTCGTTAGCCGCAGGAGGCGAAAACAGCCTATATATCACCAACGTCGTGCTAGAGGAGTTAGATCGCAAAAAGGTCGAGCGCGCTAATATCGGTTTTTTCGCGCGCGCGTTCTTTCGCATTTTTATCGGCAGCGTCGCCAAAGCGGGCGCGAAGCTAAAAGGCGAGATAAAAGAGGGCGATCACTTCTACGAATTTGCCTGCGAACGCGGCGGCGATAAAGGCGGACTGAAACTTGTCGTGATCCACCGCGAGCGTTACGACGAGCAAAACGATCGCAACGATCTGAAAATCCTAGAGATCGCGAAAAGTTACGCTCTTCAGCTGATCACCAACGATATATCGCTAAAGATCATCGCGCTCACGCGAGGCGTAAAAACCGAATCGTTTTACGAGGATACGGTAAGCGACTATAAGAGCCTTGAGTTCTTTCACAAACAGGGCGCGAACAACCCAAACGCCAGCAAAACCGAATGGGCTCAATACGAAGAGACCGACGAAAACGGGCGACCCCGTTTTTATATCGACGTGAGCGGGCGCAAAGAGGAGCTGTTTTTCGACAAACTTTACGAAAGTCCCGCGCTTGTAGTCGCGCCGCATAATCTGGAGCAAAAGTTTATGCTCGGCATACTAACCCACCCGCAAAACAAGGTAACGGCGGTAAGCGGCAGCACGGGTAGCGGCAAAACGCTGATGGCTTTGCAGGCGGGGCTTATGCTGTGCGAACAGGAGATCGTAGATGGGATCGTATATCTAAGAAACACCGTAGAAGCGGTTTCAAGCGCCGAGCGGCTGGGGTATCGCGCGGGCGACGAGGAGAGAAAACTTAGCTATTTTATGTATCCGCTTTTTAGCGCCATAAACCTAATTATCGAGGAGCTTCGTAAAAAATCTATTAAAAACGCGATCGAATACGGCGGCGACGTTAACACGATGGAGAGCAAAGCCGCCACCAAACGCTTTATGGAGAAAAACAATATAGAGATGGTCGATCTAGCCCACGCGCGCGGCGTTACTATCTCGCGTAAGTTCGTGATTTTCGACGAGGCGCAAAACGCCTCGATCGCCGATATAAAGCTGCTTGGCACGAGGCTTGGCAAAGGATCGCGCATTGTGTTTATGGGCGATTTGGAACAGGTGGATAACCCCTATCTAACGCAGGATCGCAACGGATTGGTTACGCTGCTAAAAAAGGCGCATATCAGCGATTTTGTCGCGGGCGTTCTGCTTCGCAATACGATTAGGTCTGATATTTCGCGCTGGTTTGGGCAAAATTTGTAG
- a CDS encoding AtpZ/AtpI family protein → MSDKSPIKQIIEGAGDLSLALSMVVAVAIGFGIGYGLREWLGYEWLLWLGVFWGVSAAILNLVKAIGKLNRSMKELENNPRYKKQDDEEDED, encoded by the coding sequence TTGAGCGATAAATCGCCGATAAAACAGATTATCGAGGGCGCGGGCGATCTGAGCTTGGCGCTATCGATGGTGGTCGCGGTGGCGATCGGCTTTGGGATCGGCTACGGCTTGCGGGAGTGGCTTGGCTACGAGTGGCTTTTATGGCTTGGCGTGTTTTGGGGCGTAAGCGCGGCGATCTTGAATCTCGTTAAGGCGATCGGGAAGCTAAACCGATCGATGAAGGAGCTAGAAAATAATCCGCGCTATAAAAAACAGGACGACGAAGAGGATGAAGATTGA
- the hemL gene encoding glutamate-1-semialdehyde 2,1-aminomutase — MTNQSAFAAAQKLFPGGVNSPVRAFKSVGGVPPFIDRGEGGYIYDIENNRYIDFVQSWGPLILGHAAPAVIDAVVQTAKKGLSFGAPTLLESELAELILFAYPFLEKLRFVSSGTEAVMTALRLARGVTKRDLVVKFKGCYHGHSDALLVEAGSGAATFGSPSSLGVPTEFARRTLIADYNDIASAERLFAERGGEIACVVIEPIAGNMGLVPAAEAFLRGLRSLCDKNGALLIFDEVMSGFRAAINGACAFTEVRPDIVTLGKVIGGGLNAAALGAKAEIMDYLSPIGEVYQAGTLSGNPVAMAAGIATLKTVIDTPNFYETLGARAKRLTEGFAKAAKAASVALQTEFRGSMFGFFFNERPVRDFDDALKSDTARFGAFHAAMLKRGVYLAPSQFETGFISIATSDEAIDEAINAAGNAFER, encoded by the coding sequence ATTACCAATCAATCCGCCTTCGCCGCGGCGCAAAAACTCTTCCCCGGCGGCGTTAATAGCCCCGTGCGCGCCTTCAAAAGCGTAGGAGGCGTTCCGCCTTTTATCGATCGCGGCGAAGGCGGCTATATTTACGATATAGAAAATAACCGCTATATCGACTTTGTGCAAAGTTGGGGTCCGCTTATACTAGGACACGCCGCGCCCGCCGTGATTGACGCGGTTGTTCAAACGGCTAAAAAAGGGCTAAGTTTCGGCGCGCCGACGCTTCTTGAGAGCGAATTGGCGGAGCTTATCCTTTTTGCGTATCCATTCTTAGAAAAACTTCGCTTTGTCAGTAGCGGCACGGAAGCGGTTATGACCGCTTTGCGGCTTGCTCGCGGCGTAACCAAACGCGATCTAGTCGTGAAGTTCAAAGGGTGCTATCACGGGCATAGCGACGCGTTGCTGGTCGAAGCGGGGAGCGGCGCGGCGACGTTCGGATCGCCAAGCTCTCTTGGCGTTCCAACGGAGTTTGCTAGGCGAACGCTAATCGCCGATTACAACGATATAGCGAGCGCGGAAAGGCTCTTTGCCGAGCGAGGAGGCGAGATCGCCTGCGTAGTAATCGAGCCGATCGCGGGCAATATGGGTTTAGTTCCCGCCGCCGAAGCGTTTTTGCGCGGGTTACGATCGCTGTGCGATAAAAACGGCGCGTTGCTGATTTTCGACGAGGTGATGAGCGGGTTTAGAGCCGCCATAAACGGCGCGTGCGCTTTTACGGAGGTTCGCCCCGACATAGTAACCTTAGGCAAAGTTATCGGCGGCGGTCTGAACGCGGCGGCGCTCGGCGCGAAAGCGGAGATTATGGACTATCTATCGCCGATCGGCGAGGTGTATCAAGCCGGCACCCTAAGCGGCAATCCAGTCGCGATGGCGGCGGGGATCGCTACGCTAAAGACCGTTATCGATACGCCAAACTTCTACGAAACGCTTGGCGCGCGGGCAAAAAGGCTGACCGAGGGTTTTGCAAAAGCGGCAAAAGCGGCGAGCGTCGCGTTGCAGACGGAGTTTAGAGGCTCGATGTTTGGTTTCTTTTTCAACGAGCGACCCGTTCGCGACTTCGACGACGCGCTAAAAAGCGATACGGCGCGTTTTGGCGCGTTTCACGCCGCCATGCTAAAGCGCGGCGTATATCTCGCGCCAAGCCAGTTTGAAACGGGCTTTATCTCGATCGCCACAAGCGACGAGGCGATCGACGAGGCGATAAACGCCGCGGGAAACGCTTTTGAGCGATAA
- a CDS encoding phosphate/phosphite/phosphonate ABC transporter substrate-binding protein, with product MSFAAKVYICLSLLCYSAFAAAEPEKAKPVVKFGIAPFSSATNLVKTHRPLRDYLSRRLDAAVIIYTSADHETFLRDGIEGDFDLITTPPHFAPFFYEKGYIPLVKYKTPLDLIFVVRKDGNISKISDLKGKRIGIPEYLSLYHIEGLRWLNEHKKEIGGDYELVTEPGHAAAIAATAANKTDAAVTGTPPFNVVARNFVELRAITLKNVVLPPLITMANKSLGDETIRQMSDALNAFETTEEGAEFFSSLGYGGYERAGVSDIQSAAKAFRPYIEQALKDKR from the coding sequence GTGAGTTTTGCGGCTAAGGTTTATATCTGCCTATCGCTTTTATGCTACTCGGCGTTTGCCGCCGCCGAGCCCGAAAAAGCCAAACCTGTCGTTAAATTTGGAATAGCGCCGTTTAGTTCGGCGACGAATCTTGTGAAAACGCATCGCCCTTTAAGAGATTATTTAAGCCGGCGGCTTGACGCGGCTGTGATCATATATACCTCGGCGGATCACGAAACGTTTTTGAGGGACGGAATTGAAGGAGATTTTGATTTGATTACTACGCCCCCGCATTTTGCGCCGTTTTTTTATGAGAAAGGGTATATTCCACTAGTTAAATATAAAACGCCCTTAGATTTAATTTTTGTAGTTCGTAAAGACGGCAATATTTCAAAAATAAGCGATCTAAAAGGCAAGCGAATAGGCATTCCCGAGTATCTATCGCTTTATCATATTGAAGGTTTGCGCTGGTTAAACGAGCATAAAAAAGAGATAGGCGGCGATTACGAGCTGGTAACGGAACCCGGACACGCCGCCGCTATTGCGGCGACGGCGGCGAATAAAACCGACGCCGCGGTGACCGGAACGCCGCCGTTTAACGTTGTAGCTAGAAACTTTGTCGAGTTAAGGGCGATTACGCTCAAGAATGTAGTTCTTCCGCCGTTGATAACGATGGCTAATAAGTCGCTTGGCGACGAAACAATACGGCAAATGTCAGACGCGCTGAACGCGTTTGAGACCACCGAAGAGGGAGCGGAGTTTTTTAGCTCTCTTGGCTACGGCGGATACGAGCGCGCGGGGGTTTCCGACATACAATCGGCGGCTAAGGCGTTCAGACCGTATATAGAGCAGGCGTTAAAGGATAAACGATGA
- a CDS encoding EAL domain-containing protein — MIGYWHSSIRARLLFGVGVVCTIVFLVVTANGARLINDNMNKEFESKIRALANVYCVSAIAPLIRRDYAALRDIIAAISESEDVNYIVATDADRKPVAAINRDLNETLPQAGIFDDGYTLVKELPVELEGEIYGYLFVAFSTALIAEAGDEMLEQGATIGVAGLILMLAGVSIIVFRLTRVLSRLTYAGHKIGEGDFEARVPVSGKDEIAELACIFNAMVDKVQSYIRSLRNNEQRFRAIADYTYAWENWFGVDGQLEWVNPAVERITGYTPNECMQMRDFPLSLAHPRDIMIVKRQLQQAQNGQSGRDLEFRIRNKRGKDVWVAVSWQPIFAADGKNLGYRSSIRDITVQRTATEELMYQADHDLLTGLSNRRAFERQLKTTLEWAKSDKRSVAVLYIDLDQFKVINDASGHIAGDQLLINVAKLLASHTAYGFFARMGGDEFAILFRDLDYLEAMRRANAILDEMRDYTFSFGGRSFKIGLSIGVVIASANTNSLTKILIAADTACYAAKERGRNQAVFYDENDEYFKIRNEEFSSVTNINTALAQGRFTLYFQRVEPIQDGDKKHAEILIRLRDASGAIQSPERFIGAAERFNLMPYIDRWVIDSVCRQIADWDENNVIYDVYRFAINVSGASLSDKDFPEYVAQCIKKYGINPDRLVFEITESCAVAQLNLAQAFIERVHMSNAFLALDDFGSGLSSFAYLKQFKVDYLKIDGRFVKNIDKDKYDCAVVESMVQIAGAYGLKTVAEFVCNEAIYDIVRNMGVDYAQGYACHIPEPLINLIRTEKDVNGKNKQ; from the coding sequence ATGATTGGCTACTGGCATAGCTCGATCCGCGCAAGACTCCTTTTTGGAGTCGGCGTCGTTTGCACTATCGTGTTCCTCGTTGTAACCGCTAACGGAGCGCGTTTGATAAACGACAACATGAACAAAGAGTTCGAGTCTAAAATCCGCGCGCTGGCAAACGTTTATTGCGTGTCGGCGATCGCCCCGCTGATTCGACGCGACTATGCCGCGCTACGCGATATAATCGCGGCGATCAGCGAGTCGGAAGACGTAAATTACATAGTGGCGACCGACGCCGATAGAAAACCTGTCGCCGCGATCAATAGAGATCTAAACGAAACGTTGCCGCAGGCGGGAATTTTCGACGACGGCTATACGCTGGTCAAAGAGCTTCCCGTCGAGTTGGAAGGCGAGATATACGGCTATCTTTTCGTCGCTTTTTCCACCGCGCTTATCGCCGAAGCCGGCGACGAGATGCTAGAGCAGGGAGCCACGATCGGCGTAGCGGGGCTGATCTTAATGCTGGCGGGAGTCAGTATTATCGTTTTTCGTTTGACGCGCGTTTTGTCGCGGCTTACTTACGCCGGACATAAGATCGGCGAAGGAGACTTCGAGGCTCGCGTTCCCGTTTCGGGCAAAGACGAAATCGCGGAACTCGCTTGTATTTTCAACGCTATGGTGGATAAAGTTCAGTCGTATATCCGTAGTTTAAGAAACAACGAGCAACGATTTCGAGCGATCGCTGATTACACATACGCTTGGGAGAACTGGTTTGGCGTGGACGGACAGCTCGAGTGGGTTAATCCCGCCGTAGAACGGATCACGGGCTATACGCCAAACGAGTGCATGCAGATGCGCGACTTTCCGCTTTCGCTGGCGCACCCGCGCGATATTATGATCGTCAAACGGCAACTTCAGCAGGCGCAAAACGGACAGAGCGGGCGGGATTTAGAGTTTAGAATTCGCAACAAACGGGGCAAGGACGTATGGGTGGCGGTTTCGTGGCAACCTATTTTCGCCGCCGACGGCAAGAACTTAGGTTATCGATCCTCCATACGCGACATAACCGTTCAACGCACGGCGACGGAAGAGCTTATGTACCAAGCCGATCACGATCTGCTCACGGGACTTAGCAACCGCCGCGCTTTTGAGCGGCAACTGAAAACGACGCTAGAATGGGCAAAAAGCGATAAGCGATCGGTAGCGGTGTTGTATATAGACCTTGATCAGTTCAAGGTGATTAACGACGCGAGCGGACACATAGCGGGCGATCAGTTGCTAATCAACGTAGCCAAATTGCTCGCAAGTCATACCGCTTACGGCTTTTTCGCGCGAATGGGCGGCGACGAATTCGCCATTTTGTTCCGCGATCTAGATTATTTGGAAGCTATGCGGCGCGCCAACGCCATTTTAGACGAGATGCGCGACTACACCTTCTCTTTCGGAGGGCGGTCGTTTAAGATCGGTCTTTCGATAGGCGTCGTTATCGCGAGCGCAAATACCAACTCGCTGACCAAAATTCTTATCGCCGCCGACACCGCTTGCTACGCCGCTAAAGAGCGCGGCAGGAATCAAGCGGTTTTCTACGACGAAAACGACGAGTATTTCAAGATACGCAACGAGGAGTTTAGCTCCGTAACCAACATAAACACGGCGCTCGCCCAAGGACGCTTTACGCTCTACTTCCAGCGCGTAGAGCCTATTCAAGACGGCGATAAAAAACACGCGGAGATTTTAATCCGTCTAAGAGACGCAAGCGGCGCGATCCAATCGCCAGAAAGGTTTATCGGCGCCGCCGAACGGTTTAACCTAATGCCGTATATCGATCGCTGGGTAATCGACAGCGTATGCCGACAAATAGCGGACTGGGACGAAAACAACGTTATCTACGACGTGTATCGTTTCGCGATTAACGTTTCAGGCGCGAGCCTATCGGACAAAGATTTCCCCGAATACGTCGCCCAGTGCATAAAAAAATACGGGATCAACCCCGATCGCTTGGTGTTTGAAATTACGGAGTCGTGCGCCGTAGCGCAGCTGAATCTCGCGCAAGCCTTTATAGAGCGGGTGCATATGTCGAACGCCTTTTTGGCGCTAGACGATTTTGGCAGCGGCTTATCGTCGTTCGCCTACCTCAAGCAGTTCAAGGTTGATTATCTCAAGATAGACGGCAGATTCGTAAAGAATATCGACAAGGACAAATACGATTGCGCCGTCGTGGAATCGATGGTGCAGATTGCGGGGGCATACGGGCTTAAAACCGTAGCCGAGTTCGTATGCAACGAGGCGATCTACGATATTGTGCGAAACATGGGGGTTGATTACGCGCAGGGTTACGCCTGCCACATTCCGGAGCCGCTAATCAATCTGATCCGTACTGAAAAGGATGTTAATGGGAAAAACAAGCAATAG
- a CDS encoding EAL domain-containing protein produces the protein MGKTSNRFLSAVKAREPKWGAVSSTLFFELCPLPLCVTRARDGLIIAFNDAFVNLANMSRDDLLKTNTMAFGVWRDESARLDFVDNVVKDEDQSSIIVDKNKDGVFSYYKIRSAPIVVNMEQAIISCLSEATEEVVTRSRCERTAKRFEELSDAMRDCYFCCDISGRFTDLNIAMCMLLGYSENELLSLTFNDILSSGRYWRDIETLYAQTYNLVYAETIEQEWLKKDRTVAHIEVCLFVLKNGKGEPSGFWGVARETSAYSASEKTSKHGLYSDQLTELPNRAWLTERLNRMIRRSRIAKEKIAILLVDIHRFRLVNDAYGYGFGDAALKELANLTDSLLRTTDLLARFDGDKFMVVVGSQPIERGVLSVLRRFLKMFGEPIAIRNQKIKLSARIGIGVFPADGEDVESLIKRVEETLSKIVIKNESVFRFVSDELDAKVHDRFHVEKMLSNAILSDQIIARYQPINAFLPDGAYYIVGAEAYARWSQPTGELSPNHFMEIADELGASAGIDRKIYEIALGDLSEWIKNGLEIKITINLSQGSLEDSTFAKWAIALAKSRNIDPKMICFDARYNSLVCDKQSVYKTVSELCAAGFDFCADDFGEETSLLSRLKKLGVSAVKVAPKRLRFIKEEGYNSLQSIKMSARSIGLELRVAGIEDESLERKANEAGAQLRQGFLYAKAMSAEEIVKYAREQRLK, from the coding sequence ATGGGAAAAACAAGCAATAGGTTTTTAAGCGCGGTAAAGGCGAGAGAGCCAAAATGGGGCGCGGTTAGCTCGACGTTGTTTTTCGAGCTATGCCCTCTGCCCCTATGCGTTACAAGGGCGAGAGACGGGTTGATTATCGCCTTCAACGACGCTTTTGTCAACCTCGCCAATATGAGTAGGGACGATCTACTAAAAACCAATACTATGGCGTTTGGCGTTTGGCGCGACGAATCGGCGAGGTTGGATTTTGTCGATAACGTTGTGAAAGACGAAGATCAGTCTAGCATTATCGTAGATAAAAACAAAGACGGCGTTTTTAGTTATTATAAAATACGCTCCGCGCCAATCGTCGTAAATATGGAGCAGGCGATAATCTCGTGTTTGTCCGAAGCGACCGAAGAGGTTGTGACGAGATCTCGTTGCGAGAGGACGGCTAAACGTTTTGAAGAGCTTTCCGACGCGATGCGCGACTGCTATTTTTGTTGCGATATAAGCGGACGGTTTACCGATCTGAACATCGCGATGTGCATGTTGCTGGGATATAGCGAAAACGAGCTACTCTCTTTAACGTTTAACGATATATTGTCCTCCGGACGCTATTGGCGGGATATAGAGACGCTTTACGCGCAGACCTATAATCTTGTCTATGCCGAAACGATAGAGCAAGAGTGGCTAAAAAAAGACAGAACCGTCGCGCACATAGAGGTTTGCCTGTTTGTTTTAAAAAACGGCAAGGGGGAACCGAGCGGGTTTTGGGGCGTGGCTAGAGAAACTAGCGCGTATTCGGCAAGCGAAAAGACGTCTAAGCACGGTTTATACAGCGATCAATTGACGGAACTTCCAAACCGCGCTTGGCTTACGGAGCGCTTGAATAGAATGATCAGACGTTCGCGCATCGCCAAAGAGAAGATCGCGATCCTGCTTGTCGATATACACCGCTTTAGGCTTGTCAACGACGCTTACGGCTATGGTTTTGGCGACGCGGCGCTTAAAGAGCTGGCAAACCTAACGGACTCCTTGCTTAGAACTACGGATCTGCTCGCGCGCTTTGACGGCGATAAGTTTATGGTCGTAGTCGGATCGCAGCCGATCGAGCGCGGCGTTTTAAGCGTGTTGAGAAGATTCTTAAAAATGTTCGGCGAGCCCATCGCGATAAGGAATCAGAAAATCAAACTTTCGGCGCGTATCGGCATAGGCGTTTTCCCCGCCGACGGCGAGGACGTAGAATCGTTAATTAAGCGCGTAGAAGAGACGCTAAGCAAGATCGTTATTAAAAACGAAAGCGTGTTCCGGTTTGTTTCCGACGAGCTAGACGCGAAAGTTCACGATCGATTTCACGTAGAAAAGATGCTTTCAAACGCTATTTTGTCCGATCAGATTATCGCTCGCTATCAACCGATCAACGCGTTTTTGCCCGACGGCGCGTATTATATAGTCGGCGCGGAAGCATACGCTAGATGGTCGCAACCTACGGGCGAACTTTCGCCAAATCATTTTATGGAGATAGCCGACGAGCTTGGCGCGTCGGCGGGCATTGATCGCAAAATATATGAAATCGCGTTAGGCGATCTATCGGAGTGGATTAAAAACGGTCTGGAAATTAAGATCACAATCAATCTTTCTCAAGGTTCGCTAGAGGATTCCACTTTCGCGAAATGGGCGATCGCGTTAGCCAAGAGCAGGAATATCGATCCTAAAATGATATGTTTCGACGCGCGTTATAACTCGTTGGTTTGCGACAAGCAATCGGTATATAAAACCGTTTCCGAGTTATGCGCCGCCGGATTTGATTTCTGCGCGGACGATTTTGGCGAAGAGACGTCGCTGTTATCTAGGCTAAAAAAGTTGGGCGTGAGCGCCGTGAAGGTTGCGCCTAAGCGGTTGCGCTTCATAAAAGAAGAGGGGTATAACTCGCTGCAATCCATAAAGATGTCGGCGCGTTCGATAGGGCTTGAGTTGCGCGTCGCCGGCATAGAGGACGAATCGTTGGAGCGCAAGGCAAATGAAGCGGGAGCGCAACTAAGGCAGGGTTTTTTATACGCGAAGGCTATGAGCGCGGAGGAGATTGTTAAATACGCGCGGGAGCAAAGACTTAAATGA
- a CDS encoding DUF2062 domain-containing protein produces the protein MSLASQRLSPRIWRRTPIGKWLKAIPRKKQLQGTWLHRKLGDKLLRTEYWEPSKESIAKGFAIGSFWAMIPMPFQMIPSGICAVFLRANVPLALLGVWITNPITHPFIIAFQLWFGEWLLNAPSSLSVLQNEGLLALLRHAPAPIVTGALVCALIWSAVGFFIARFCYDVAVKTIVKSYEKRRQK, from the coding sequence ATGAGTTTAGCCTCGCAGCGCCTTTCTCCGCGTATCTGGCGCAGAACGCCGATCGGCAAATGGCTAAAGGCGATTCCGCGCAAAAAACAGCTTCAAGGAACTTGGCTACATAGAAAGCTAGGCGATAAGCTGCTAAGAACCGAGTATTGGGAGCCAAGTAAGGAGTCGATCGCTAAAGGTTTTGCGATCGGCTCTTTCTGGGCGATGATCCCTATGCCCTTTCAAATGATTCCAAGCGGGATATGCGCCGTTTTTTTACGCGCGAACGTGCCGTTAGCGTTACTAGGCGTTTGGATTACCAATCCGATTACGCACCCCTTTATCATCGCTTTTCAGCTATGGTTTGGCGAATGGCTGTTAAACGCGCCAAGCTCGTTAAGCGTTTTGCAAAACGAAGGGCTTTTGGCGCTGCTTCGCCACGCGCCCGCGCCGATTGTAACGGGCGCGCTGGTCTGCGCTCTGATCTGGTCTGCCGTCGGCTTTTTTATCGCGCGGTTTTGTTACGACGTAGCAGTCAAAACGATTGTGAAATCCTACGAAAAGCGGCGTCAAAAATGA
- the cmoB gene encoding tRNA 5-methoxyuridine(34)/uridine 5-oxyacetic acid(34) synthase CmoB, which translates to MQLNSRLAELSRAIEALNPSALSVEIGDVIEITTADRQNYEPLARSLKPWRKGAFKIDDLFIDSEWRSHVKYNLIAARLDLENKSVLDLGCNNGYYLFRMTQKKPKELFGFDPSERCFLQFSFINRFLNAPITYLLKGTQDLGGFSERFDTIACLGVLYHRSDPIGTLRAINGALRKGGELILDTLIIESGESVALTPIDRYAKMPNVWFIPSLKALGAWLDRTKFADIETIAIKPTDANEQRKTDWIDGESLGDFLDPRDDRRTIEGYLAPIRAYVRAVKR; encoded by the coding sequence TTGCAACTAAATTCGCGCCTCGCCGAACTATCGCGAGCGATCGAGGCGCTTAATCCGAGCGCGCTAAGCGTAGAGATTGGCGACGTAATAGAGATTACGACCGCCGATCGGCAAAACTACGAGCCTCTGGCGCGATCGTTGAAGCCTTGGCGTAAGGGAGCGTTTAAGATCGACGATCTTTTTATCGATAGCGAGTGGAGAAGCCACGTTAAATATAATCTGATCGCCGCGCGTCTGGATTTGGAAAACAAAAGCGTGTTGGATCTAGGTTGCAATAACGGCTATTATCTGTTTAGAATGACGCAAAAGAAACCTAAAGAGCTGTTTGGCTTCGATCCGAGCGAGCGTTGTTTTCTGCAGTTTTCGTTTATCAACCGGTTTTTGAACGCGCCGATTACCTATCTGTTAAAAGGAACGCAAGATTTGGGCGGTTTTTCGGAGCGTTTTGACACGATCGCGTGTTTAGGCGTTCTGTATCACAGAAGCGATCCGATAGGGACGTTGAGAGCGATTAACGGCGCGCTTAGAAAAGGCGGCGAGTTGATTCTGGATACGTTGATTATCGAAAGCGGCGAAAGCGTCGCGCTTACGCCGATTGATCGCTACGCCAAAATGCCGAACGTATGGTTTATTCCAAGTTTGAAAGCGCTGGGCGCGTGGTTGGATAGAACTAAGTTTGCCGATATAGAGACGATCGCGATTAAGCCGACGGACGCGAACGAGCAGCGCAAAACCGATTGGATCGACGGCGAGAGTCTGGGCGATTTTCTCGATCCGCGCGACGATAGGCGAACGATCGAAGGTTATCTAGCGCCTATACGCGCCTATGTCCGCGCCGTAAAACGATAA
- a CDS encoding PaaI family thioesterase, whose product MANEPIENEESVEEDVLERVGIDQESLDLRTYNLINQVMCGYVEDIKDGYAKTRFIAVEDMSVDKRGLIHSGFVFSAANFAAAAAVNKSNVITATARCNFLAPLKIGDEVVFEANSLQTATRKRTVTVTGAIGKIKVFDGEFSLVITERHALSLNIIDT is encoded by the coding sequence ATGGCAAACGAGCCTATTGAAAACGAAGAATCCGTCGAAGAGGACGTTTTAGAGCGCGTCGGAATCGATCAAGAAAGTTTAGATCTTAGAACATATAACTTAATCAATCAAGTTATGTGCGGATACGTCGAGGATATTAAAGACGGATACGCCAAAACGCGTTTTATCGCCGTCGAAGACATGAGCGTCGATAAACGCGGACTGATTCATTCGGGCTTTGTCTTTAGCGCGGCGAATTTCGCGGCTGCGGCTGCGGTAAATAAATCAAACGTTATTACGGCGACGGCGCGTTGCAATTTTTTAGCGCCGCTAAAGATCGGCGACGAGGTCGTCTTTGAGGCGAACTCGCTACAAACCGCCACCCGCAAACGCACCGTAACCGTAACGGGGGCTATCGGCAAAATTAAAGTGTTTGACGGGGAGTTTTCATTGGTTATAACCGAACGCCACGCGCTTAGCCTAAATATAATAGATACTTAA